A window of the Teredinibacter franksiae genome harbors these coding sequences:
- the tnpC gene encoding IS66 family transposase: MTSPPNTQNVSDSDSTFDEGSWRDLLLEKNTQLEQKENLLDEKDQVIGKKTQVIQSQKARIAVLEELLRQQKQKLYGRSSEQQPNQLGMFDEAEAIEVEQEADDEPKKKKPSGRKGLNPTIPRVQHRIELSDEAKDGAIDTYFVKVKEELDIIPAQVQVIELMQEKAIFIDDEDKNIGGENKRRIVSAPLPKHPLPKAVASTNTLAYIITAKYMDALPLYRLEGILGRYGGSVTRTTLANWLIRLSLQLAPLIKLMREHQWNGDLIQADETRVQVLKEPGRSATSDKWMWLTRGGPPDHPSVLFEYDPSRSKDVPLRLLEGFNGALQTDGYAGYNAVVKKQKLQHAGCWDHARRKFDEAEKAASKDLKANAKSRAPSKARMGLSLINKLYLVERQIQGKTAEEKIQTRQQESVPLLNTLKTWLEKNESRVSKEGLTWKAISYTLNQWEKLTLYCEQGEIPISNILAENAIRPFCVGRRNWLFSDTPKGANASAIYYSLIETAKANGLEPYGYFKDMLKKLPYAETMEDLEKLLPWNFKCKDVKTP; this comes from the coding sequence ATGACTTCACCTCCAAATACTCAGAATGTAAGCGATAGCGACTCCACTTTTGATGAAGGTTCGTGGCGCGATCTGCTGCTGGAAAAAAATACGCAGCTCGAACAAAAAGAAAATCTACTTGACGAAAAAGATCAGGTCATTGGCAAAAAAACTCAAGTCATACAGTCGCAAAAAGCTCGAATTGCCGTACTGGAAGAGCTGCTTCGGCAACAAAAACAAAAACTGTATGGCCGCAGTAGCGAGCAACAGCCTAATCAGCTGGGGATGTTTGATGAAGCAGAAGCCATAGAGGTTGAGCAGGAAGCCGATGATGAGCCCAAGAAGAAAAAGCCCTCGGGCCGCAAAGGGCTAAATCCCACTATACCGCGTGTTCAGCACCGCATTGAACTCAGTGATGAGGCAAAAGACGGCGCTATCGACACCTACTTTGTCAAAGTTAAAGAAGAGCTGGATATTATCCCGGCACAGGTTCAAGTGATTGAACTGATGCAAGAAAAAGCGATTTTTATCGACGACGAAGATAAAAATATTGGCGGAGAAAATAAGCGTAGAATTGTTTCTGCCCCCTTACCTAAACACCCGCTACCGAAAGCTGTTGCCAGCACCAACACATTGGCCTACATCATTACTGCTAAATACATGGATGCGTTGCCACTCTATCGTTTAGAAGGCATTTTGGGGCGCTATGGTGGCAGTGTTACACGCACTACACTGGCCAATTGGCTAATACGTTTATCGTTACAGCTTGCTCCGCTAATCAAGCTAATGCGAGAGCATCAATGGAATGGTGATCTTATACAAGCCGATGAGACCCGCGTTCAGGTGCTCAAAGAACCCGGTCGGAGCGCAACCAGTGACAAGTGGATGTGGTTAACCCGTGGAGGGCCTCCAGATCATCCCAGTGTTTTGTTTGAGTATGATCCATCTCGAAGTAAGGATGTGCCGTTGCGCCTGTTAGAAGGGTTTAATGGCGCTCTGCAAACTGATGGTTATGCTGGCTACAATGCTGTGGTGAAAAAGCAGAAACTCCAACATGCTGGGTGCTGGGATCATGCACGCCGCAAGTTTGACGAAGCCGAAAAAGCAGCAAGCAAAGATTTAAAAGCTAACGCAAAATCGAGAGCTCCCAGCAAGGCCCGCATGGGATTATCGCTTATCAACAAGCTTTATCTGGTTGAGCGCCAGATACAAGGCAAAACAGCCGAAGAAAAAATCCAAACCCGACAGCAGGAAAGCGTCCCTTTACTCAACACACTAAAAACTTGGCTAGAAAAAAATGAAAGTCGGGTATCAAAAGAAGGATTAACGTGGAAAGCTATTAGCTACACCTTAAACCAGTGGGAAAAGCTGACCTTATACTGCGAGCAGGGGGAAATCCCCATCAGCAATATTCTAGCGGAAAACGCCATACGACCTTTTTGTGTTGGTCGACGTAATTGGCTTTTTAGTGATACTCCGAAAGGGGCAAATGCCAGCGCGATTTACTACAGTTTAATTGAAACGGCAAAAGCGAATGGGCTTGAGCCTTATGGTTATTTTAAGGATATGTTGAAAAAATTGCCTTACGCAGAGACGATGGAGGATCTTGAAAAATTATTGCCGTGGAATTTTAAATGTAAGGATGTCAAGACACCCTAG
- the tnpB gene encoding IS66 family insertion sequence element accessory protein TnpB (TnpB, as the term is used for proteins encoded by IS66 family insertion elements, is considered an accessory protein, since TnpC, encoded by a neighboring gene, is a DDE family transposase.), giving the protein MNEVMRPSRSLPVIYLYRKPVDFRKSFNGLSAIVERELGHNVFEGRLYGFTNKRRNKIKCLFWERNGFVLYYKSLAEEKFKWPRQGDDIITLSGQQLNWLLDGYDLSAMKPHKKLHYETVF; this is encoded by the coding sequence ATGAACGAAGTAATGCGACCCTCGCGGTCGCTACCCGTTATCTACCTTTATCGAAAGCCTGTAGACTTCAGGAAATCGTTTAATGGACTCAGTGCCATTGTTGAGCGGGAGCTGGGGCATAACGTATTTGAAGGGCGCCTTTATGGCTTTACCAACAAGCGCCGCAACAAAATCAAATGCCTATTTTGGGAAAGAAACGGTTTTGTCCTGTATTACAAGAGCTTAGCCGAAGAAAAATTCAAGTGGCCTAGGCAGGGGGATGACATTATCACCCTCAGCGGACAACAATTAAATTGGCTGCTGGATGGCTATGATCTGAGCGCGATGAAACCCCATAAAAAACTGCATTACGAAACAGTATTTTAA
- the tnpA gene encoding IS66 family insertion sequence element accessory protein TnpA, with the protein MEKQTRTPPIDWRVELKAWRESGLPLSQFCREQGLVAHQLSYYKRKYEPQALSPDAQSTGFSQVSVLSTNAIGAECLSLRLASGHTIEGISTQTLPLVSALMCTLQ; encoded by the coding sequence ATGGAAAAACAAACGCGTACCCCCCCAATTGACTGGCGGGTCGAACTCAAAGCATGGCGAGAATCTGGTTTACCACTTTCTCAATTTTGCCGAGAGCAAGGCTTGGTCGCTCACCAGCTGTCATACTACAAACGCAAGTATGAACCCCAAGCACTTAGCCCAGATGCGCAATCAACAGGCTTTAGCCAAGTTAGTGTTTTGAGCACCAATGCCATCGGCGCTGAATGTTTAAGTTTACGCCTGGCCAGCGGACATACAATCGAAGGGATAAGCACACAAACCTTACCGCTAGTGAGCGCATTAATGTGCACGCTACAATGA
- the tnpB gene encoding IS66 family insertion sequence element accessory protein TnpB (TnpB, as the term is used for proteins encoded by IS66 family insertion elements, is considered an accessory protein, since TnpC, encoded by a neighboring gene, is a DDE family transposase.) codes for MIQWRDSIPIYLHRDPVDFRKAINGLAVIVSEEMALDVYDSALFVFCNKNRSQLKVLYWDSTGFSLWQKRLEKAKFKWPRKAPLATVSITYEQWCWLLRGFDFAKFMPHQQLKYTEVV; via the coding sequence ATGATCCAGTGGCGAGATTCAATTCCAATCTACTTACACCGTGACCCTGTAGATTTCCGCAAAGCCATTAATGGATTGGCCGTCATCGTCAGCGAAGAGATGGCGCTGGATGTTTACGATAGTGCCTTGTTTGTCTTCTGCAATAAGAACCGTAGCCAGCTTAAAGTCCTGTACTGGGATAGCACCGGTTTTTCCCTCTGGCAGAAGCGTTTAGAAAAAGCTAAATTCAAATGGCCTAGGAAAGCGCCGCTGGCGACGGTTTCAATAACCTACGAGCAATGGTGTTGGTTGTTACGCGGCTTCGACTTTGCCAAATTTATGCCCCATCAGCAATTAAAGTATACCGAAGTCGTTTAA
- the tnpA gene encoding IS66 family insertion sequence element accessory protein TnpA: protein MAYQKYNWPEIFEKFDSSGLSQTEFCKQHNLNTKYFNLKLSKRKAQDGGAFAKAIVQLEPASPEGLTVEVGHCKIHCPATMSIPSFVSLVRSLA from the coding sequence ATGGCTTACCAAAAATACAATTGGCCCGAGATTTTCGAAAAATTCGATTCGTCAGGGCTCTCGCAGACAGAGTTCTGCAAACAACACAATCTCAATACCAAATATTTCAACTTAAAGCTCTCCAAGCGCAAAGCTCAAGACGGTGGTGCTTTTGCGAAAGCTATTGTGCAGTTGGAGCCAGCCTCACCTGAAGGCCTGACTGTAGAGGTGGGCCATTGTAAAATCCATTGCCCTGCGACCATGTCCATACCGTCCTTCGTCTCATTGGTGCGCTCTCTGGCATGA
- the tnpC gene encoding IS66 family transposase: MTSPPNTQNVSDSDSTFDEGSWRDLLLEENTQLEQKENLLDEKDQVIGKKTQVIQSQKARIAVLEELLRQQKQKLYGRSSEQQPNQLGMFDEAEAIEVEQEADDEPKKKKPSGRKGLNPTIPRVQHRIELSDEAKDGAIDTYFVKVKEELDIIPAQVQVIELMQEKAIFIDDEDKNIGGENKRRIVSAPLPKHPLPKAVASTNTLAYIITAKYMDALPLYRLEGILGRYGGSVTRTTLANWLIRLSLQLAPLIKLMREHQWNGDLIQADETRVQVLKEPGRSATSDKWMWLTRGGPPDQPSVLFEYDPSRSKEVPLRLLEGFNGALQTDGYAGYNAVVKKQKLQHAGCWDHARRKFDEAEKAASKDLKANAKSRAPSKARMGLSLINKLYLVERQIQGKTAEEKIQTRQQESVPLP; encoded by the coding sequence ATGACTTCACCTCCAAATACTCAGAATGTAAGCGATAGCGACTCCACTTTTGATGAAGGTTCGTGGCGCGATCTGCTGCTGGAAGAAAATACGCAGCTCGAACAAAAAGAAAATCTACTTGACGAAAAAGATCAGGTCATTGGCAAAAAAACTCAAGTCATACAGTCGCAAAAAGCTCGAATTGCCGTACTGGAAGAGCTGCTTCGGCAACAAAAACAAAAACTGTATGGCCGCAGTAGCGAGCAACAGCCTAATCAGCTGGGGATGTTTGATGAAGCAGAAGCCATAGAGGTTGAGCAGGAAGCCGATGATGAGCCCAAGAAGAAAAAGCCCTCGGGCCGCAAAGGGCTAAATCCCACTATACCGCGTGTTCAGCACCGCATTGAACTCAGTGATGAGGCAAAAGACGGCGCTATCGACACCTACTTTGTCAAAGTTAAAGAAGAGCTGGATATTATCCCGGCACAGGTTCAAGTGATTGAACTGATGCAAGAAAAAGCGATTTTTATCGACGACGAAGATAAAAATATTGGCGGAGAAAATAAGCGTAGAATTGTTTCTGCCCCCTTACCTAAACACCCGCTACCGAAAGCTGTTGCCAGCACCAACACATTGGCCTACATCATTACTGCTAAATACATGGATGCGTTGCCACTCTATCGTTTAGAAGGCATTTTGGGGCGCTATGGTGGCAGTGTTACACGCACTACACTGGCCAATTGGCTAATACGTTTATCGTTACAGCTTGCTCCGCTAATCAAGCTAATGCGAGAGCATCAATGGAATGGTGATCTTATACAAGCCGATGAGACCCGCGTTCAGGTGCTCAAAGAACCCGGTCGGAGCGCAACCAGTGACAAGTGGATGTGGTTAACCCGTGGAGGGCCTCCAGATCAACCCAGTGTTTTGTTTGAGTATGATCCATCTCGAAGTAAGGAGGTGCCGTTGCGCCTGTTAGAAGGGTTTAATGGCGCTCTGCAAACTGATGGTTATGCTGGCTACAATGCTGTGGTGAAAAAGCAGAAACTCCAACATGCTGGGTGCTGGGATCATGCACGCCGCAAGTTTGACGAAGCCGAAAAAGCAGCAAGCAAAGATTTAAAAGCTAACGCAAAATCGAGAGCTCCCAGCAAGGCCCGCATGGGATTATCGCTTATCAACAAGCTTTACCTGGTTGAGCGCCAGATACAAGGCAAAACAGCCGAAGAAAAAATCCAAACCCGACAGCAGGAAAGCGTCCCTTTACCCTAA
- a CDS encoding IS1380 family transposase — MKYSKTEINSKTHAVPDVRFDDQKLTSFGGLVIFQLMLKSLNLKHRLRQCLERGQPNQTYGQATLVILLIVHITLGYRKLSDIKFYQHDPIVKHLHGLNSLPNDSTLSRRLNAVTGQHIEKVSLLSQQLVVDRCVEEKLSRITLDFDGSVISSKRYAEGTAVGYNKKHRGERSYYPLFCTIAQTGQVFDVLHRSENVHDSNGAHKFILANIRRIRHFMPKIAIEVRMDSAFFSDEIISLLSQQKVEFTISVPFERHLKLKNILEKEEGWSKIDSTYSTTEIDWKPKSWSKSFRMIGVQRKVFIQHKGVVQLDLFIPYKTGVDYTVIVTNAKRSAKKVMECHQGRGSQEGLFAELKSQAQMDYIPVKTKFGNNMYLLCAVMAHNLNRELQMKTHDKSRKANAKRAAFWVFESLSRVRNTLFIHAGRLIRPNGQLVLSMNSNDTLKNDMDKYFACLS; from the coding sequence ATGAAGTATAGCAAGACCGAGATTAACAGTAAAACCCACGCCGTCCCTGACGTCCGTTTTGACGACCAGAAACTCACGTCGTTTGGGGGTTTGGTCATATTTCAGTTGATGCTAAAATCGCTTAACTTAAAACATCGCTTAAGGCAATGCTTAGAGCGCGGCCAACCGAATCAGACATACGGGCAAGCGACATTAGTTATACTCCTTATTGTCCATATCACCCTAGGTTATCGTAAGTTAAGTGATATAAAGTTCTACCAGCATGATCCTATAGTAAAACACCTGCATGGGCTCAACAGTCTGCCTAATGACTCAACGCTTAGCCGTCGACTGAACGCCGTTACAGGTCAGCATATTGAAAAAGTCTCACTTTTATCTCAGCAATTGGTCGTGGATCGCTGCGTCGAAGAAAAATTATCTCGCATTACCCTGGACTTTGATGGATCTGTAATATCAAGTAAACGCTACGCAGAAGGCACCGCCGTTGGGTACAACAAAAAACACAGGGGTGAGCGAAGCTACTATCCTTTATTCTGTACAATCGCACAAACAGGACAAGTCTTTGACGTATTACACCGCTCTGAAAATGTTCATGATTCAAATGGCGCCCATAAATTCATTCTTGCCAATATCCGTAGAATAAGGCATTTTATGCCCAAAATTGCGATTGAAGTGAGAATGGATAGCGCCTTCTTTAGCGATGAAATCATTAGCTTACTGAGTCAGCAGAAAGTTGAATTTACCATCAGCGTACCCTTTGAGCGGCACCTAAAGCTTAAAAACATTTTAGAGAAAGAAGAGGGTTGGTCCAAAATAGACAGTACGTATAGCACGACGGAAATTGACTGGAAACCCAAATCCTGGTCTAAGTCATTTCGCATGATTGGCGTTCAAAGAAAAGTCTTTATTCAACACAAAGGTGTTGTTCAGCTCGATCTATTTATACCCTATAAAACTGGGGTTGATTATACCGTCATTGTCACTAACGCCAAGAGAAGTGCTAAAAAGGTGATGGAATGTCATCAAGGGCGCGGTTCTCAGGAAGGTTTGTTTGCGGAATTAAAGTCGCAGGCTCAAATGGACTACATTCCCGTTAAAACAAAATTCGGAAATAATATGTATTTGCTTTGTGCCGTCATGGCACATAACCTGAATCGTGAGCTGCAAATGAAAACCCATGATAAATCGCGTAAGGCGAACGCAAAACGCGCGGCTTTCTGGGTATTCGAATCTTTGAGCCGAGTAAGAAATACCCTTTTTATTCACGCGGGAAGATTGATTCGCCCAAATGGCCAGTTAGTGCTGAGCATGAACTCAAATGACACACTAAAAAATGATATGGATAAGTATTTCGCGTGCCTAAGTTAG
- a CDS encoding IS66 family transposase, which yields MKSRIHHETSLSSSIYRCWAWVFLLFMHSQGLLNTLKTWLEKNESRVSKEGLTWKAISYTLNQWEKLTLYCEQGEIPISNILAENAIRPFCVGRRNWLFSDTPKGANASAIYYSLIETAKANGLEPYGYFKDMLKKLPYAETMEDLEKLLPWNFKCKDVKTP from the coding sequence GTGAAATCCAGAATACATCACGAAACCAGCCTTTCAAGCTCCATTTATAGGTGTTGGGCGTGGGTTTTCTTACTGTTTATGCATTCACAGGGTTTACTCAACACACTAAAAACTTGGCTAGAAAAAAATGAAAGCCGGGTATCAAAAGAAGGATTAACGTGGAAAGCTATTAGCTACACCTTAAACCAGTGGGAAAAGCTGACCTTATACTGCGAGCAGGGGGAAATCCCCATCAGCAATATTCTAGCGGAAAACGCCATACGACCTTTTTGTGTTGGTCGACGTAATTGGCTTTTTAGTGATACTCCGAAAGGGGCAAATGCCAGCGCGATTTACTACAGTTTAATTGAAACGGCAAAAGCGAATGGGCTTGAGCCTTATGGTTATTTTAAGGATATGTTGAAAAAATTGCCTTACGCAGAGACGATGGAGGATCTTGAAAAATTATTGCCGTGGAATTTTAAATGTAAGGATGTCAAGACACCCTAG